ATATTTTTCGCACAGTGCCCAGCGATCGCTTCACAGGGACGGCCCTCGCCAACTATTTACTCGATCGCCTCAACCAGCGCCAGGTGGTGGTGTTTTATAACAGTGCCAGTGGCTATAGCAATTCCCTCAAGGACAGTCTCACCACAGAGCTGTTTACCCGGGGGGGCAATGTGGTGGCCGAGGTGGATGTGAGCCAGGGGGGATTTAACAGCGCCCAAACCTTGAATGCGGCCAAGGCCGAGGGCGCTACGGCGATCGCCCTCGTTACCGATACCCCGACCTTAAATCAAGCACTCCAAGTTATCCAGGTCAACCGCGAAGAATTACCGATCGTCGCCGGTGATAGCCTCTACAAGCCAGAAATTTTACAAATTGGCGGCCGGGATGCGGCGGGAATGGTGGTGGCGATTCCCTGGCATATCCTCAGCCACCCGAACACCGCGTTTCCCCAAGTATCCCGCGCCCTCTGGGGGGGTGATGTGAATTGGCGGACGGCCCTGAGCTATGATGCGGCGATCGCCCTGTTCACAGGGATTCGTCAGAGTCCGACCCCAGACCGCACCGCTGTCCAAGCCGCCCTCGCTAATCCAGGTTTTTCGGCCCCTGGGGCAGCCCAAACAATTCAATTTTTACCCTCGGGCGATCGCAACCAGCCCATGGAGATGGTCACCGTCCAGGCCGGTGAGCGGTCAGGCTTTGGCTATGACTTTGTTCCCGTGCGTTAGTTTTGGTGGATGTCATATCACAATAATTTGGCCAGACATTTGAGCTGCGGCGATCGTCCGGCCAATGACGGCACTTTCGGTGTAACCCGCTTGGTGCAACTTGCCAAGACAGGCTTGGGCTTCTTCGGGGGCGATCGCCGCCAACAGTCCCCCAGACGTCTGGGGATCAAAAAGGATTTCATACCAAGGCTGTTCCCGCCGCTCCATGTCCACTTGAATTGCCTGCTCTGCGGTGTGGTTTTGGGGGGCGAGGGAACTGATAAATCCCCCTTGGAGGGTTTCTTTAGCCCCTGGCAATAGGGGCAATTTTTCTATATCAAGTTCGGCACATAGACCTGAGGGCTGGAGCATCTCCAATAGGTGACCCGCCAGCCCAAAGCCCGTCACATCGGTGCAGGCGGTGGCCCTATGTTGCCGGAGGATTGCCGCTGCCCGTTGATTGGATTGTTGCATTGAGGCGATCGCCCCATCGATCCAGCTGCCCTGGGCTTTTCCTTGCATTTCTGCGGCAAAAAGCGTACCTGTACCCAAAGATTTTGTCAAAATAAAGACTTGATCTGCTTGAAGCGCTGTTTTGCGCCAAATTGCATCTTTTTGCAATAGACCGTTGCAGGTGAGCCCTAAGCCAAGGCGATCGCCCTCATTGGTATGGCCACCAATCAGAGCAATTTTTTGGACGTTCAAAACAGCTAATACCCCGGCCAAAAGTTGTGCCAAAAGACCCTGTTGTACCGCTGCTTTTCCGTGGGGGAGTGTTGCCAAAACCAAGACACTATGGGGGGTTGCCCCCATGGCGTAGAGGTCACTAAGGCAGTGGTGAGTAACGATTTGCCCGAGTAAAAAAGGATCATTCAGTAGGCTCGGAAAATAATCCACCGTTTGCACCAAAAGCTGATCCGGGGGGAGCTGGAGCACCGCCGCATCATCGGGGGCATCAAGGCCGAGGAGAACATCTGGATGCTTGGGTACGCTCAAGCTGCCCAGACTGCTGCTCAAAACACTTTTGCCCACTTTCGCTCCGCAGCCGGCACAATACATTTTCGGCGTTGCCCCCATTGGGGAGCCCATTGGCTTTAGCGGTGTCAAGTCTTGAAATTGGGCCATAAATTGCCGGTCAATGTGATCTTTCCAACGCCAGAGCAGAGGCGATCGCCAACTCAATTTTCCCCGGGTAGCAAAGGCTTGCTGATCTCCAGTCCCAATCAGTGCCAGGTAGCGTTTTTGGGGTCTATGACAAATAAGGGTTTTTCCCTTGAGGGTACGTTGCAGATTTTCAAAGAGGGGCTTGCCTTGGCGCACCGCAAAGACGCCTGCCTTTGGCCGGGGATGGTTTGCGATGGTGGCAATATCTCCGGCGGCAAACACAAAAGGATGGGAGGGCGATCGCAAGGTTGGATCTACCACCACAAAGCCCTGGTCATCGGTTTGTAGACCACTTGCCTGCAGCCAGGTTGGTGCTGAGGCTTGGGTGACCCAAATGACTTTGCCCCTGAGTTCTAAGCCCGCGGCGCATCGCAATCCTGTCGGCGTCACGGCGGTGACCGTTTCCTGGAGATGCACATGAATGCCCCGTTTTTGTAAGAGCCGCATTGCCTGGCGACTGACCTGGGGATTTTGGTTGGTTTCCATCAACCGAGAACCCCGGTGAACTAGATGCAAAGTGAGGGAGGCGGGATTTGTTAACCGTTGGCTGAGGGCATGGTGAATATTGAAGGCCAGTTCTGTACCGCCAGCGCCACCACCGACAATGATGATGTCTTGGGTTTGATCCGGGTGCTCCTTGGCGGTTTTCAGAATTTGCTGCCAGGCGTTGAGAAATTGGGGCACGGGCTTGGCAGGAATGGCATATTCCGCAACGCCAGGGATAGTTGCGATACTGGGGGTACTGCCAATGTCTAGGGAAAGGTAATCGAAACGTACAGGAGGGCGCTGTTGGCAATGGATGAGTTTTTGGTTTAAATCGAGGGCGATCGCCCGATCTTTGAGAAAATCTGCCCGGGCAAAAGTAGCTAAACGGCGCAGATCAATGTGGGTTTCAGCATAATCATAAAAACCCGCCACATAGCCCGGTAACATTCCGGAATAGGGAGTATCGCTAACGTCACTGATCAAGGTGAGGCGAGCCTCCGGAAGGGGATTCATTCCCCACATTTTTAAGGCGATCGCATGGCTGTGACCACCTCCCACAAAAACAACATCGGTCATAGGTTTTTAAAAATTTGTCTTAAAAATTTGCCAAACTTAAAGGAAAAAATCACGATCCATCACCCCAGTGACCAACCTTGTTTCCGGTAAAACAACTCTCTTTTTAGGTTCGTCTCCAGGGCTTGATCACCCAAAAAAAAGGGAAATTCGAACAAATTAAAATAAATGTGACATCGCTCACAACGCCAGTTTCTGGGTGAAATATCCTGAATTTAACACCCCTTATTGTCTGGTGTGCGCCCAGATGAAATATTTTCCCGCCGTTGTTCGCCCTAAACCCCATGTCCATTTCCCCTAACCTGTCGTTGGCCATCATTCGCGATCCCCTTGTGGTTGAGGTGAATTGTCCCCTGGTAGAGGCGATCGCCCAAATGCAGGCAGTCCAAGTCAGTTGTGAGCTCGGGGCGACGGCTGTGGCCAAAATTGAAGCGGCGGGTCGGGCCAGTTGTGTCCTGGTGGTCGAACGGGGTCAATTGGTGGGTATTTTGACAGACCGACACATTTTACGCCTGAGTTTTGAACCAGGCTGGGCGGAAACTTTGACTGTGGCGGCGGTGATGCAGTCCCCGGTGAGTACTCTCCAAGAGGATTGCTTGACGAACTTTGGGGCGATCGCCTGGGTTTTTCAAGAGACAAATATGCGCCACCTCCCGATCCTGGATCGTCAGGGTAAACTCATGGGCCTCTTAACCCAGGAGGGACTCCTCCATGGAGCCGAACCCACCGATCTGTTGCGCATGCGCTCCGTCGCTGAGGTGATGACGACCCAGGTGAGTACAGTTCTGGCGACGACCCCCCTGGCCGAAGTGATCCAATGCCTAACCGAACGGCAGGTTGGCTCAGTGGTCGTTACCGAGGCGACCGAAGCAACTGTCCCGGTGGTGCCTATTGGCCTGATTACCGAACGAGATCTTGTGCAGTGCCGTGCCCTCAACCTTGATCCAGAGCTTTACCAAGCCAGGGAGGTAATGAACCCACTCCCATTTTTTGCGCGGCCCAG
The nucleotide sequence above comes from [Synechococcus] sp. NIES-970. Encoded proteins:
- a CDS encoding receptor ligand binding family protein codes for the protein MAGKNDTAALLGAFVITLGLLGAGGWWFLNQNQSLQLPDILGDLGGQGETADRLSRGERLLLISDRHPEKEQAIAAYGQGDFAMAVQLFQASLQAHPNDPETLIYLNNAKIRQQTPNPRAIAVVVSMPVDLETNSAKELLRGVAQAQKEALDGGEGFLVMIADDDGDPAIATQVAQSLAAQGDILGVIGHFGSDTSLAAAQVYEDRGLVMISPTSTAISLSTVGDYIFRTVPSDRFTGTALANYLLDRLNQRQVVVFYNSASGYSNSLKDSLTTELFTRGGNVVAEVDVSQGGFNSAQTLNAAKAEGATAIALVTDTPTLNQALQVIQVNREELPIVAGDSLYKPEILQIGGRDAAGMVVAIPWHILSHPNTAFPQVSRALWGGDVNWRTALSYDAAIALFTGIRQSPTPDRTAVQAALANPGFSAPGAAQTIQFLPSGDRNQPMEMVTVQAGERSGFGYDFVPVR
- a CDS encoding AIR synthase related protein, which gives rise to MTDVVFVGGGHSHAIALKMWGMNPLPEARLTLISDVSDTPYSGMLPGYVAGFYDYAETHIDLRRLATFARADFLKDRAIALDLNQKLIHCQQRPPVRFDYLSLDIGSTPSIATIPGVAEYAIPAKPVPQFLNAWQQILKTAKEHPDQTQDIIIVGGGAGGTELAFNIHHALSQRLTNPASLTLHLVHRGSRLMETNQNPQVSRQAMRLLQKRGIHVHLQETVTAVTPTGLRCAAGLELRGKVIWVTQASAPTWLQASGLQTDDQGFVVVDPTLRSPSHPFVFAAGDIATIANHPRPKAGVFAVRQGKPLFENLQRTLKGKTLICHRPQKRYLALIGTGDQQAFATRGKLSWRSPLLWRWKDHIDRQFMAQFQDLTPLKPMGSPMGATPKMYCAGCGAKVGKSVLSSSLGSLSVPKHPDVLLGLDAPDDAAVLQLPPDQLLVQTVDYFPSLLNDPFLLGQIVTHHCLSDLYAMGATPHSVLVLATLPHGKAAVQQGLLAQLLAGVLAVLNVQKIALIGGHTNEGDRLGLGLTCNGLLQKDAIWRKTALQADQVFILTKSLGTGTLFAAEMQGKAQGSWIDGAIASMQQSNQRAAAILRQHRATACTDVTGFGLAGHLLEMLQPSGLCAELDIEKLPLLPGAKETLQGGFISSLAPQNHTAEQAIQVDMERREQPWYEILFDPQTSGGLLAAIAPEEAQACLGKLHQAGYTESAVIGRTIAAAQMSGQIIVI